In a single window of the Arachis hypogaea cultivar Tifrunner chromosome 6, arahy.Tifrunner.gnm2.J5K5, whole genome shotgun sequence genome:
- the LOC112805535 gene encoding protein FAR-RED IMPAIRED RESPONSE 1-like: MIKKYGLEENEWVLNENEKRKSWASAYLRDKFCAGFRTTSRCEALNNFIKRFIGFRQSLLELVQNLEHVLRDYRNNELVSQFKTLYGEPVLTTGLEALELSAANFYIREILGEVKKQIQGVVALDVINEENISTTVVLKVKECDRRQHIYNVLYDRNTEHMECECSRWSSEGIPCKHMFCAMKRVGLQKLPDSLLLRRWSKDAKKYLDESFAGGTMQDREREFLMRYGALSMAATWMVFLGAQDGPSFHDAMNEVCRWTQTLEQKSDLKRQTTDSTTPNFVGDPSVVKTKGAPKGKKERGKWRCTKCNNAGHVKNKYPVRNDGDDLGDKTSNGAQASFGTKEVSEIQYCISCYLI; the protein is encoded by the coding sequence atgataaaaaaatatgggTTGGAGGAAAATGAATGGGTTCTGAATGAAAATGAGAAGAGGAAAAGTTGGGCAAGCGCTTACTTGAGGGATAAATTCTGTGCTGGATTTAGAACAACATCAAGGTGTGAGGCGTTAAACAACTTCATTAAGAGGTTTATTGGCTTTCGCCAAAGTCTTCTAGAGTTGGTCCAAAATCTTGAACATGTTCTTAGGGACTATAGAAACAATGAATTAGTTTCTCAATTTAAGACGCTGTATGGGGAGCCCGTTCTAACTACTGGGCTAGAAGCGTTGGAGCTTTCTGCTGCCAATTTTTACATTAGGGAGATTCTTGGAGAAGTAAAAAAGCAGATTCAAGGAGTAGTCGCATTAGATGTAATAAATGAGGAAAACATATCAACCACTGTTGTGTTAAAAGTTAAGGAGTGTGACAGGAGACAACATATTTATAACGTACTTTATGATCGCAATACTGAGCATATGGAGTGTGAATGTAGTCGGTGGAGTAGTGAAGGCATTCCTTGCAAGCACATGTTTTGTGCAATGAAAAGGGTAGGTTTACAGAAGTTGCCAGATAGTCTTCTTTTGAGAAGATGGTCGAAGGATGCTAAGAAGTATCTGGATGAAAGTTTTGCTGGAGGCACTATGCAAGACAGAGAAAGAGAATTTTTAATGCGCTATGGCGCATTGTCAATGGCAGCTACGTGGATGGTATTCTTAGGAGCTCAAGATGGTCCTTCTTTCCATGACGCTATGAATGAAGTCTGTCGTTGGACCCAAACACTAGAACAAAAATCTGACTTGAAAAGACAAACAACAGATTCTACCACGCCAAACTTTGTTGGTGACCCTTCGGTGGTCAAGACAAAAGGAGCACCCAAGGGGAAAAAGGAGAGGGGTAAATGGAGGTGCACTAAATGCAACAATGCTGGTCATGTAAAGAATAAATATCCTGTGAGGAATGACGGTGACGATTTGGGGGATAAGACTAGTAATGGCGCGCAAGCTAGCTTTGGTACCAAGGAGGTCAGTGAGATACAATATTGCATTAGTtgttatttgatttaa